The Synergistaceae bacterium genome includes a window with the following:
- a CDS encoding putative Ig domain-containing protein, whose protein sequence is MKGFRVMVLAVMLLAVCTAARADDVLINATNFPDAVFRSYVSSTFDTDSNGSLSEGEIAAATTIDVSKKGISRLKGIEYFTALTELNCSDNQLSALDISSNTALTTLSCEGNKMMAVDLSSNTALTKLTCNFLIESTDTAYVFDFKEFRTAYGVTGWNHRNSLDSILYCKDVSSRTGVSINNLNNDYIMSFPAYSTSEIDHIQFYCENGAEVNVYPVVNSSFAPMITTTDVADGTNGQSYSATLTAAGKTPMTWTIADGSLPGGLTLDSSTGTISGTISEAGAFTFTAQAKNSYGVSRKVLTLLVPFSSTREPSIVVEALPDAFVGSPYGVQLRSTGTSPVLWDLPTGSTLPDGLTLSTTGYLSGTPTTTGNPSFTVQAKNDEATTTATFTLKISASPTAARPSITTEIIDPATKDAPYTCQLMAYGTPPFEWTVKGKMPVGLSISSTGLITGSSGKTGIKKLTLTVSNDYGQETKKLSITTHILPSITTESLKDAVVNKKYSASIKKKSTKPSTWTLEGTLPQGITLFDADNAKITGIPPTNDKGMVRLTLSNPVGEVSRVYTLKVNAVPPKISPTKLPKGTYEKTYKAVIKTGSGTKPINLVLSGDLPAGMSFDASNSLIGGTPYEVCTELPLTLFASNLWGVVSRDYALTVKAVNPKITTKKLAEAVMGTAYSTDIEATGTPPITWTADGLPAGLTLSEAGRIDGTPTEYGKFSVKVSAKNDGKAANKTFKLTVLAAPSFGDETLAGGSQGKSYNATITANGSAPITYAVSGGALPSGLSLNNKGKLKGKPSEGGNFTFKVKATNSVDSAEKEFTLEITPSASNSGSLPGNAGTYYGEEKHEESAPADSVKKHTGSAPYADEVPALGGVETGGYVVVAELGTVSVDVSGMYDFSAELSADVEGELLWLARSSEPSEDDNIAEFFDEDGRDTDIVPESRKVNVSVWLRGGVTYKPAIAVKR, encoded by the coding sequence ATGAAGGGATTCAGGGTAATGGTGCTGGCGGTTATGCTGCTGGCAGTGTGCACAGCGGCGCGGGCCGATGATGTGTTGATTAATGCTACAAACTTTCCTGATGCTGTGTTCCGAAGTTACGTGAGCAGTACATTCGACACGGACAGCAACGGTTCGCTGAGCGAGGGAGAGATTGCAGCAGCTACGACAATCGATGTCAGCAAGAAGGGAATCTCCCGCTTGAAGGGTATCGAGTACTTCACAGCGTTGACGGAGCTGAACTGTTCTGACAACCAGCTGTCAGCCTTAGACATCAGCAGCAATACGGCTTTGACGACGCTCAGCTGTGAGGGCAATAAGATGATGGCTGTGGACTTGAGCAGTAACACCGCTCTAACGAAGCTCACCTGCAACTTTCTGATAGAGAGTACTGACACTGCGTACGTTTTCGACTTTAAGGAGTTCAGGACGGCCTATGGTGTTACCGGCTGGAATCACAGAAATTCATTAGATTCTATACTATACTGTAAGGATGTTTCTTCCAGAACAGGAGTAAGCATAAATAACCTCAACAATGATTACATCATGAGCTTCCCTGCTTACAGTACAAGTGAAATTGACCACATCCAGTTCTACTGCGAAAACGGCGCAGAAGTGAATGTGTACCCCGTCGTTAATTCGTCATTTGCTCCTATGATTACGACTACGGACGTAGCTGATGGCACAAACGGCCAGTCTTACTCCGCAACTCTGACGGCCGCAGGCAAAACACCCATGACGTGGACGATCGCTGACGGTTCGCTGCCGGGCGGACTGACTCTGGACTCCTCAACGGGAACGATATCCGGCACAATCAGCGAAGCAGGAGCTTTCACGTTCACTGCTCAGGCGAAGAACTCCTACGGTGTCTCCAGAAAGGTGCTCACTCTGCTTGTTCCGTTCTCCTCGACGCGCGAACCCAGCATCGTTGTGGAAGCTCTGCCCGATGCTTTCGTCGGCTCTCCCTACGGTGTCCAGCTTCGGTCAACTGGTACATCTCCTGTTCTGTGGGATTTGCCTACAGGTAGCACGCTTCCTGACGGCCTTACACTGTCCACGACAGGCTACCTTTCCGGCACGCCCACAACAACAGGGAATCCAAGTTTCACTGTCCAGGCCAAGAATGACGAAGCTACCACGACAGCGACATTCACTCTGAAAATATCAGCCTCACCTACAGCCGCAAGGCCGTCAATCACGACGGAAATTATAGACCCGGCGACAAAGGACGCTCCTTACACCTGCCAGCTGATGGCTTACGGGACTCCTCCGTTCGAGTGGACGGTCAAAGGCAAAATGCCCGTAGGGCTGAGCATCTCAAGCACCGGCCTCATTACCGGCAGTTCCGGCAAAACCGGCATAAAGAAGCTCACGCTCACGGTGTCGAACGATTACGGGCAGGAGACAAAGAAACTTTCCATCACTACCCACATTCTGCCTTCGATTACGACAGAGTCCCTGAAGGATGCCGTCGTCAACAAGAAGTACAGTGCCTCGATAAAGAAAAAGAGCACAAAACCATCCACATGGACGCTTGAAGGCACGCTTCCGCAGGGAATAACGCTCTTCGACGCAGACAATGCGAAGATAACCGGCATTCCTCCCACAAACGACAAAGGCATGGTGCGTTTAACCCTGAGCAACCCCGTAGGCGAAGTGTCCCGCGTCTACACCCTCAAAGTGAACGCAGTTCCGCCGAAGATTTCGCCGACTAAGCTCCCTAAAGGGACTTACGAGAAAACGTACAAAGCAGTCATCAAGACCGGCTCAGGCACAAAGCCCATAAACCTCGTGCTCTCAGGCGACCTTCCTGCCGGTATGTCGTTCGACGCGTCAAATAGCCTCATCGGCGGCACTCCCTACGAAGTCTGCACTGAACTTCCGCTGACCTTGTTTGCCTCGAACCTGTGGGGAGTGGTGAGCAGGGATTACGCGCTTACGGTAAAGGCGGTCAACCCGAAGATCACGACGAAGAAGCTCGCTGAGGCGGTTATGGGCACGGCGTACAGCACAGACATTGAGGCTACGGGCACGCCTCCGATAACGTGGACGGCTGACGGACTGCCTGCGGGCTTGACCTTGAGCGAGGCCGGAAGGATAGACGGTACTCCTACGGAATACGGGAAATTCAGCGTAAAGGTTTCGGCCAAGAACGATGGCAAAGCTGCTAACAAGACCTTCAAGCTGACAGTTCTTGCCGCCCCGTCGTTCGGGGATGAGACGCTTGCTGGAGGTTCGCAAGGGAAGTCGTACAACGCCACGATTACGGCGAATGGTTCTGCGCCGATAACCTATGCTGTGTCGGGCGGGGCTCTGCCGAGCGGACTGAGCTTAAACAACAAGGGCAAGCTGAAGGGCAAACCCAGCGAGGGCGGAAACTTCACGTTCAAGGTGAAAGCTACGAACTCTGTCGACAGTGCTGAGAAAGAATTTACGCTGGAGATTACGCCTTCTGCCTCGAACAGCGGAAGCCTTCCCGGAAATGCCGGAACATACTACGGCGAAGAGAAGCACGAAGAATCTGCACCGGCAGACAGCGTGAAGAAGCACACGGGGTCTGCTCCTTACGCCGATGAAGTTCCTGCGCTTGGAGGAGTAGAGACGGGCGGCTACGTTGTTGTTGCGGAGCTCGGAACTGTGAGCGTCGACGTGTCGGGAATGTATGACTTCAGCGCGGAGCTGAGTGCTGACGTTGAAGGAGAGCTGCTGTGGCTCGCAAGAAGCTCTGAGCCGTCGGAGGATGACAACATTGCGGAGTTCTTCGACGAAGACGGACGCGATACGGACATTGTACCTGAAAGCCGCAAGGTAAATGTTTCCGTGTGGCTCAGAGGAGGAGTAACCTACAAACCAGCTATAGCGGTCAAACGCTAG
- a CDS encoding helix-turn-helix domain-containing protein, whose amino-acid sequence MIDGLLLSLNDDEVFYRSYFEAARKPETLRKFLRTVDVEDARRRKLIIPELLPENISYQMNDDEYFSPDDPRNVFISPHNRYTPAFTHRHMFFEIAYVYSGHCTQNIGTERVKFTAGDFIFVAPGIYHTMEVFDDTSIILNILIRKGTFHQMFLPLAKGKDIQSQFFREGLYDSHRIEYLAYHTGNSYRDFMSRIYGEHLTNDEYSDQIQIGMLITMTAEIMRSFQDSMTCSYSEGNIQNDEGFAVLGYIQEHNGTLNLSDVARHFGFSESRCSRLIQRTTGMSFNDWKRLLRVRRAENMLLNTGMTINEISLALGYENTETFIRLFRKVLHITPGKYREEMGTKNNLQHLAGGFV is encoded by the coding sequence GTGATTGACGGTCTGCTGCTCAGCCTGAATGATGATGAAGTGTTTTACCGTTCCTATTTCGAGGCAGCGAGGAAGCCCGAAACACTGAGGAAGTTTCTGCGTACAGTTGACGTTGAGGATGCGCGGCGCAGAAAGTTAATCATACCTGAGCTTCTGCCTGAGAATATCTCCTACCAGATGAACGACGACGAATATTTTTCGCCCGATGACCCCCGCAATGTCTTCATTTCTCCCCACAACAGATACACACCTGCATTCACGCACAGACATATGTTCTTCGAGATAGCCTACGTGTATTCCGGGCACTGCACGCAGAACATAGGCACGGAGCGCGTGAAGTTCACTGCGGGTGATTTCATCTTCGTAGCTCCGGGAATCTATCACACAATGGAAGTCTTTGATGACACGTCGATAATCTTGAACATCCTCATACGCAAGGGGACATTTCACCAGATGTTTTTACCGCTGGCGAAGGGCAAAGACATTCAGAGCCAGTTCTTCAGGGAGGGGCTGTATGACTCGCACAGAATAGAGTATCTCGCGTACCACACAGGGAACAGCTACAGGGATTTCATGAGCAGGATTTACGGCGAGCACCTGACTAACGACGAGTATTCAGACCAAATTCAGATTGGGATGCTTATCACAATGACTGCGGAAATCATGAGGAGCTTTCAGGACTCTATGACGTGCTCATACTCTGAGGGGAATATTCAGAACGATGAAGGCTTTGCGGTATTGGGGTACATTCAGGAGCACAACGGCACTCTGAATCTTTCGGACGTAGCACGGCACTTCGGGTTCTCGGAGTCGCGGTGTTCGAGGCTTATACAGAGGACTACGGGAATGAGCTTCAACGACTGGAAGCGGCTTCTGCGTGTGAGGCGGGCTGAAAACATGCTGCTGAATACCGGCATGACCATCAACGAGATTTCGCTTGCGCTGGGTTACGAGAACACGGAGACGTTCATACGGTTATTCAGGAAGGTGCTTCACATTACGCCGGGAAAGTACCGCGAAGAGATGGGCACAAAAAATAACCTCCAGCACTTGGCCGGAGGCTTTGTGTGA
- a CDS encoding MFS transporter: protein MSKSFLYRQRFGYGMGDFACNLIWQVISLYLLYFYTDVMKLNAASIATMFVVCRIIDGITDVLVGYAIDKTHSRWGKSRPWFLFGAIPFALSAFLAFTVPDISPEGKLAYAYATYIFLSFMYTVVNIPLASILPAMTDDMNERTVLATWRKFLAFLGATIVSATALSMVHYIGKGDEVLGFRVVMGVFGVIGTLCFFLTFALVRENNLQEGGKSVSLKEAVGSLAVNTPWKLFALNIMFMWTGFFIQSAALIYYYKYYVGSTYLTSLVATIMTMVPMVANLTVPFLAKRLGKRNLYSVSAAMQLIGLVIIWLGDKSTSIIIVGAFISAAGYGVKESIYFSMQADPVDYGEWKTGVQAAGLLSSVNGFLGKVAQALAGGLGGMLLAWGMYNAEAETQTAEALTAIKAMYLYIPMVLLVCSIITMSFYKLDEQFPQIQADLAKRRGK from the coding sequence ATGAGCAAAAGTTTTCTGTACCGTCAGAGATTCGGTTACGGCATGGGCGATTTCGCCTGTAATCTCATCTGGCAAGTTATCTCCCTCTATCTCCTCTACTTCTACACCGACGTGATGAAGCTCAACGCCGCATCCATCGCTACAATGTTTGTTGTGTGCAGGATAATCGACGGCATAACTGACGTGCTGGTCGGCTACGCAATCGACAAGACGCATTCACGCTGGGGGAAGAGCCGTCCGTGGTTCTTGTTCGGAGCAATACCGTTCGCGCTCTCGGCGTTTCTTGCGTTCACAGTGCCGGACATCTCTCCTGAGGGCAAGCTGGCCTACGCATACGCCACCTATATCTTCCTGTCTTTCATGTATACGGTCGTCAACATCCCGTTAGCCTCAATCCTTCCCGCAATGACCGACGACATGAACGAGCGCACAGTCCTCGCGACGTGGAGAAAGTTCCTCGCCTTCTTGGGTGCGACGATAGTATCTGCTACAGCGTTAAGCATGGTGCACTACATCGGCAAAGGCGACGAAGTCTTAGGCTTCAGGGTTGTTATGGGAGTGTTCGGAGTCATCGGCACGCTGTGCTTCTTCCTGACGTTCGCGCTTGTCCGTGAGAATAACCTTCAGGAGGGCGGAAAGAGTGTATCCCTCAAAGAAGCTGTTGGTTCTCTCGCGGTCAATACTCCCTGGAAGCTCTTTGCGTTGAACATCATGTTCATGTGGACGGGGTTCTTCATCCAGTCTGCGGCACTCATCTACTACTACAAATACTATGTCGGGAGCACGTACCTTACTTCTCTCGTCGCAACAATAATGACGATGGTTCCGATGGTCGCTAACCTCACCGTTCCGTTCCTCGCGAAGAGGCTCGGCAAACGCAACCTGTATTCTGTCTCTGCGGCAATGCAGCTCATCGGCCTCGTGATAATATGGTTAGGGGACAAGAGCACCAGCATCATCATCGTTGGAGCATTCATCTCGGCGGCAGGTTACGGCGTAAAGGAGAGTATCTACTTCTCGATGCAGGCTGACCCGGTAGACTACGGCGAGTGGAAGACCGGCGTACAGGCAGCGGGACTCCTCTCCTCCGTCAACGGCTTCTTAGGGAAAGTTGCTCAGGCACTGGCCGGCGGTCTTGGCGGAATGCTCCTCGCTTGGGGAATGTACAACGCAGAGGCTGAAACGCAGACGGCAGAGGCATTAACCGCGATAAAGGCTATGTACCTGTATATCCCGATGGTTCTGCTTGTGTGCTCGATAATCACAATGTCATTCTACAAGCTGGATGAACAGTTCCCGCAGATTCAGGCAGACTTGGCCAAGAGAAGGGGAAAGTAG
- a CDS encoding pyruvate, phosphate dikinase, translated as MPTERFVYSLKDGDGSNRLLLGGKGANLCTMAQSGLPVPPGFILTTEVCRKYMQNPGIMDEVWDDVKASVAQLEKETGKGFNDPKNPLLVSVRSGAPISMPGMMETILNLGLNDETVKGLAESSGSKRFAFDSYRRFIQMFSSVVDEVNFDLFEAALKRARESQGITDAKQDYKITAENLEKLIVEYKAIYKNATGNDFPSDPWVQLRRAIEAVFKSWNIPRAVTYRKINKIDDSLGTAVNVITMAFGNLGDDCGTGVCFTRNPSTGEKKLYGEFLINAQGEDVVAGIRTPMPIAELEQKMPAIYKQLCEITTSLEQRYHDMQDVEFTIEHGKLFILQTRAGKRTAAAAVKVAVDMVNEGLIDTKTAVTRVTPEQVEMLLHRQIDKDAKLDIITKGLPASPGAGAGMLVFSADEAEEWARQGKPTILARPETSPDDIHGLFASQGVVTSRGGMTSHAAVVARGMGRPAVCGCEEAVIDLDKETITVGSRVFKKGDWVTVDGTTGNFLAGEAKMVDATFSEDFKKILAWADENARLQVWTNADTPEDAQRARDFGAKGVGLCRTEHMFMGVDRLPVMQSLIVALGEAGEAGKAARADALAKLKVMQKSDFVGIFKAMDGLPVIIRLLDPPLHEFLPKEPNVLEALKTATPDEAKKLNNVLEKIHQLHENNPMLGFRGCRLGMIYPEIYEMQMNAIFEAVVDLTKQGVTVKPEVMIPIVGTKAEMKFFREMADRIAAEVKKASGVEFSYLVGTMIELPRAALVADQLAEYAQFFSCGTNDLTQTTLGYSRDDAENKFLFQYVDKGVFKENPFAELDREGPGQLVKLAVEKGRSVNPTMSIGICGEHGGNPSSIAFCHQVGLSYVSCSPFRVPVARIAAAHAALGVLK; from the coding sequence ATGCCCACAGAACGTTTTGTTTACAGCCTCAAGGACGGCGACGGTTCTAACCGCCTGCTTCTCGGAGGCAAAGGCGCGAACCTCTGCACTATGGCACAGTCCGGCCTTCCCGTACCTCCCGGCTTTATCCTCACGACCGAAGTCTGCCGCAAGTACATGCAGAACCCCGGCATCATGGACGAAGTCTGGGACGACGTTAAAGCCTCAGTAGCACAGCTCGAGAAGGAGACTGGCAAGGGCTTCAACGACCCCAAGAATCCCCTTCTTGTGTCGGTACGTTCCGGCGCGCCGATCTCGATGCCCGGAATGATGGAGACCATCCTTAATCTCGGCCTCAACGACGAGACAGTGAAGGGACTTGCTGAGAGTTCAGGGAGCAAGAGATTCGCATTCGACAGCTACAGAAGGTTCATCCAGATGTTCTCGAGCGTCGTCGATGAAGTGAACTTTGACCTGTTCGAGGCAGCATTGAAGCGCGCAAGAGAGTCGCAGGGCATCACTGACGCAAAGCAGGACTACAAGATTACGGCAGAGAACCTCGAGAAGCTCATCGTCGAGTACAAGGCAATCTACAAGAACGCCACAGGAAACGACTTCCCGTCAGATCCTTGGGTTCAGCTCCGCCGCGCAATCGAGGCAGTCTTCAAGAGCTGGAACATTCCGCGCGCAGTAACCTACAGGAAGATCAACAAGATTGACGACTCGCTCGGGACGGCCGTAAACGTCATCACGATGGCATTCGGCAACTTGGGCGACGACTGCGGGACAGGCGTGTGCTTCACGCGCAACCCATCAACCGGCGAGAAGAAGCTCTACGGCGAGTTCCTCATCAACGCACAGGGCGAAGATGTCGTCGCGGGAATCAGAACGCCTATGCCCATCGCTGAGCTTGAGCAAAAGATGCCCGCAATCTACAAGCAGCTCTGCGAGATTACGACCAGCCTTGAGCAGAGGTATCACGACATGCAGGACGTAGAGTTCACGATTGAGCACGGAAAGCTGTTCATCCTGCAGACCAGAGCCGGAAAGCGCACAGCCGCTGCGGCCGTCAAAGTCGCCGTCGACATGGTGAATGAAGGCCTCATCGACACGAAGACTGCCGTAACCCGCGTAACCCCCGAGCAGGTCGAGATGCTGCTTCACCGCCAGATCGACAAGGACGCGAAGCTGGACATCATCACTAAGGGACTTCCCGCATCGCCCGGCGCAGGTGCAGGAATGCTCGTGTTCAGTGCGGACGAGGCCGAAGAGTGGGCACGTCAGGGCAAGCCGACAATTTTAGCCAGGCCCGAGACCAGCCCCGACGACATTCACGGACTGTTTGCGTCGCAGGGTGTCGTAACATCGAGGGGCGGAATGACCTCACACGCGGCTGTTGTTGCGCGCGGAATGGGCAGACCCGCAGTGTGCGGCTGTGAAGAGGCAGTGATTGACCTCGACAAGGAGACAATCACCGTCGGAAGCCGCGTTTTCAAGAAAGGCGACTGGGTAACTGTTGACGGAACAACGGGCAACTTCTTGGCCGGTGAAGCAAAGATGGTTGATGCGACGTTCTCTGAGGACTTCAAGAAGATTCTTGCGTGGGCAGACGAGAACGCACGCCTTCAGGTCTGGACGAACGCAGACACCCCCGAAGACGCACAGAGAGCCCGCGATTTCGGCGCAAAGGGCGTAGGCCTCTGCAGGACTGAACATATGTTCATGGGAGTCGACAGGCTGCCCGTAATGCAGAGCCTGATTGTTGCGCTGGGTGAAGCCGGAGAAGCAGGCAAGGCCGCACGTGCTGATGCTCTGGCGAAGCTGAAGGTCATGCAGAAGAGCGACTTTGTGGGAATCTTCAAGGCAATGGACGGGCTTCCCGTAATCATCCGTCTCCTTGACCCGCCGCTTCATGAGTTCCTGCCGAAAGAACCCAACGTTCTCGAAGCACTCAAGACCGCAACGCCCGACGAGGCCAAGAAGCTCAACAACGTGCTCGAGAAGATTCACCAGCTCCACGAGAATAACCCGATGCTTGGGTTCAGGGGCTGCCGTCTCGGAATGATTTACCCCGAGATCTACGAGATGCAGATGAACGCAATCTTTGAGGCAGTCGTTGACCTGACGAAGCAGGGCGTAACCGTGAAGCCTGAGGTTATGATTCCTATCGTGGGCACGAAGGCGGAGATGAAGTTCTTCCGCGAGATGGCGGACAGGATAGCCGCAGAGGTCAAGAAGGCCAGCGGTGTGGAGTTCAGCTACCTTGTGGGAACGATGATCGAACTTCCGAGAGCGGCACTTGTTGCTGACCAGCTTGCGGAGTACGCACAGTTCTTCTCCTGCGGGACAAACGACCTCACGCAGACGACGCTGGGCTACTCGCGCGACGATGCGGAGAACAAGTTCCTGTTCCAGTACGTGGACAAGGGAGTCTTCAAGGAGAACCCGTTTGCGGAACTTGACCGTGAGGGACCCGGACAGCTTGTGAAGCTCGCAGTCGAGAAGGGACGCAGTGTGAACCCGACAATGTCAATCGGCATCTGCGGAGAGCACGGCGGCAACCCGTCGAGCATTGCTTTCTGCCATCAGGTAGGGCTCAGCTACGTGAGCTGCTCGCCGTTCCGCGTACCTGTTGCACGAATTGCGGCGGCACATGCGGCACTGGGTGTCCTGAAGTAG
- a CDS encoding glycosyltransferase family 4 protein: MIKNVVILSEFPEIDGGGVAVAIDTACLLAQHGLNVYYFSGAGNPDPRLLSSPNIKVVSTGQSHIFHDKNRLRAFVNGIYNFKAARILRELLATLDKEETVVHVHCWARLLSPSVFKAANDMGFRIFITIHDYLLSCPDWNFYDNHARQICERTPMSLKCFLCNCDKRQNYVHKVYRFFRQYVQNWIVKRINMGYIFISEFSKHQLLRRMPAPKNQFFVRNPIYYYDRFRIEAENNSIFLYIGRLDHEKGVENFCRAVHNTGVQAVMIGDGPLYDELKAQYPEITFTGWLDKAHIREWLKRARCLVFPSVWYETLGLVPLEVNAYGLPVIASDCCAASDNAAFTYHTTDELEALIKQVSAADIRQLSLDTFKNFDESSTINYADNLLKVYSTPLL; the protein is encoded by the coding sequence ATGATTAAGAATGTTGTCATCCTCTCGGAATTTCCCGAAATAGACGGCGGCGGTGTTGCTGTAGCCATTGATACCGCATGTCTTCTGGCTCAGCACGGCCTCAATGTCTACTACTTTTCGGGAGCCGGAAATCCTGATCCGAGACTCTTATCATCCCCGAACATCAAGGTCGTCTCAACCGGGCAGTCTCACATCTTCCACGACAAGAACAGGCTCAGAGCTTTCGTGAACGGCATATACAACTTCAAGGCAGCACGTATTCTCCGTGAACTGCTTGCGACGCTCGACAAAGAAGAAACAGTCGTACATGTGCACTGCTGGGCAAGGCTGTTATCGCCGTCAGTGTTCAAGGCAGCGAACGACATGGGCTTCCGCATATTCATCACGATTCATGACTACCTGCTGTCGTGCCCTGACTGGAACTTCTACGACAACCATGCACGCCAGATCTGCGAGAGGACTCCCATGTCCCTGAAGTGCTTTCTCTGCAACTGCGACAAACGGCAGAACTATGTCCACAAGGTGTACCGCTTCTTCAGGCAGTACGTGCAGAACTGGATAGTGAAGCGCATCAATATGGGCTACATCTTCATCTCGGAGTTCTCGAAGCATCAGCTGCTAAGGAGGATGCCCGCCCCGAAAAACCAGTTCTTCGTCAGAAACCCGATATACTACTACGACAGGTTCAGGATCGAGGCCGAGAACAACTCAATCTTCCTCTACATAGGCAGGCTTGACCATGAGAAGGGAGTAGAGAACTTCTGCCGCGCGGTACACAACACCGGCGTTCAGGCGGTCATGATAGGCGACGGCCCGCTGTACGACGAGCTCAAGGCACAGTACCCGGAGATAACTTTCACGGGCTGGCTGGATAAGGCACACATCCGGGAGTGGCTGAAGCGTGCGCGGTGTCTGGTTTTCCCGTCAGTGTGGTATGAGACGCTGGGGCTCGTGCCGCTGGAGGTGAACGCGTACGGCCTCCCCGTGATAGCGTCGGACTGCTGCGCGGCATCGGACAACGCCGCATTCACGTACCACACGACGGATGAGCTCGAGGCTCTGATAAAACAGGTAAGCGCAGCAGATATCCGGCAGCTATCATTAGATACCTTTAAAAATTTCGATGAGAGCTCAACGATAAATTATGCGGACAACCTGCTAAAAGTTTACTCGACACCCCTTTTATAG